The genomic DNA GCCTGAAAAAACGCCGAACTGTAGTTGGAAAACATGGGCGTTTTGGGAAAAGTCCAGAATTCATCGCCATGGAATTCCTGCGTGGTCTTCAAAGAAAACACGAAAGTCATAAACAGCGGCAAAAGCGCCATGATGACCATCAGGAATATATACAGCACGATCAGGCTCTGCACTATTATACTATCCGAACCCTTTCTTTTACAAGCCTTTTTAAAAGATTGCGCTAAAGTCATATTTTTCGCCCCCGTCAATAGATCGATTCCGTCTTGATACGCATATTGGCAAGCGTGACGATAAATATGAGCACGAACAGCAATAAACTCATAGCCGCGGCGACGCCGTAATCGAAATATTTGTTGATCTGATAATAAATTTCCAACGCGGGGATCATCGTTCCGTATTCACCGCCGGTGGTCAAATAACTGCGCCCGAAATCCTGGATCGAGGCGATAAAGGTCGTTACGAAAATATATTTGAGTTGCGGCGTCAAAAGCGGTACGTCTATCACGAACATACGCCGCACTTTATTGCAGCCGTCCAGTTTCGCCGCTTCGATCAGTGAATCGGGGATACCCCGCAAGGCGCTGAACAGCAGAATATAGGAACCTAAAAACGGGAATCCGTAAAAAATCAACGCGTTCCGCGCAGTTTCCTCGTTTCCCAGCCAGTTAAAATCAAACTGAGAAAAGCCCAGGCTCTGCAAAAACATATTGATCAGTCCGTTGGAACCGTAAATGCCGCTCGTCCATATGTAAATGAGCGCCACGCCGGGCAAAATCCCGGGCAGAACGGTGAGCACCCGCGCAACGTAACCGAGTTTTTGCATGCGCAGGATAAACATGAATTCCGCCAGGATAAAGCAAGGGATCAGCGCCTTTATCAGGTCCGTCACCAAAAATACGAGCATATTGCCCGCGCTCGCGAAAAACGCGGCGTTGCGGAACACGGACAGAAAATTTTCGAAAAACACGAATTCGGTCTTTACGCCCGGCACGTATTTGGTAAAAGCCAGGATAAAGCCCCATACGACGGGAAAGAACCCGAATATCGCCAGCAAACCGAAGGGGATACACAAATAGAGATAGGTCTTTTTGTACGTCCACAGCGCTTTGCCCAAACGGCGGAAAAAATTCTCGGTCTTATAGCGGGTCGCGGGAAACGCGAGCAGCACCGCGATCAGTTCCGCCACGACACCCGCCGCCGAAAGCGCGCCGAATACGGGAAGCAAAATTTTAAAGGTATGGTTGGCGACGATACGGCTGAAATCGTAGGCGGAAATATTGTCCGATTTGTCGATCAGAAACACGCCCTGTTCCGCGACCATGATCTTGGAGACTTGAATGCCCGTATCGACCTTGTAAACGCGGTTTCCGTCGAAATAGGAAATATCGTTGCGGTTGGACAGCGCGACGATCCGTCCGCCGTCCGACGATACGGAAACGAACCGCTCTCCGCCGCCGACACGGGATAAAACCTTTCCCGCTCCGTCGTATTCCACGAATTTTCCGTCCTTGGTAACGGCGAGATAATTTTCGCCCGAGGCGATCATATAGATCAATTCTTCGTTCGTAACGGTAAAGATCTCTTCGGGGGAAGCGGACACGTTTTCGGTATCGAAACGATAAGGCGTCGCGTCGACGCCGAGCGCGAAAACCATGCCCGAATCCGTCATTTCTATATTGGAAAATTCCGGCAGATCGTTCGCGCTCTTTTTTGCGCTGCCTAAATCGGTCGAGTTCCCGCTGCGCGAAAATACGACCATTTGGTTTTTCGTCTTCAGTTTGGTATAGATCACGGCGTGTTCCGCATCGGCGGCAATGGCGACAGGCTCGTAGGAAAGGCCGACTTTTCCGAGAAAAGCACCCTCTTCGTCCAAGACAAAAAACTCTTTCGTTTCCGCCGTCACACACAATAATTCGCCGCCGTCCGCCACGATGTCGCGCAGGGCGCCCTCCGATTCCAGGCGGTATTCCCACAGCGTTTCATCTTCGTAGGTTTTACAGATGACGCGGCCGTCGCGGGTACCGACGATCTGTTTATCCGCCGTCGTTTCGATCACCGTCGGCGTGAAGCCGTGCGCTGTCAACGTCATGGCCGAACGGTCGTTCAAGTTGACGGCGGATACAATTGTCATAATCAGCATAATAACGACGGCAACCGATACCGCCGTTACTATGCCGAACCGTTTGGTCCGAATTTTCATTCTTTCGTTTAATCCTCTTTTTTACGCAATGTCAAAGTAATAGCAACCGCGGCTAACAATACTATGCCTCCGGAAATTGCCGAACTTACGGCAATGCTCGAGCCGCAGCCCTTCTTCTCATCTTCGCCGGGTTTTTCTTCATTTCCGGGTTCATCGCCGCCGGGATTGCCTCCGTTTCCGGAGAGTTTGAGTTCCACTGCTGCGGAAAGTTCGCTGTCACCGAACGTGGTGCCGTTGCCCTCCGCTTTCACCTGAATGCTGTGCGTTTCCCCGTCGGAGAAATAATCGGTAAAGTCGAATTCCGTAGCGCTCACGATCTCCGCCGCTTCGCCGTCCACGTACACGATGTACTGCTTTGCGCCTTCCACGGCGTTCCAAACCACTTTATTTCCTTCGACTTTCAGAACGGGGGCATCCAGCGCGTCGAGGAAATACTCTTTCGCCCATGCGGGGATATCCTTTCTCTCTTCGTTAAAGGCGCCGAAAGCGATCAGCGAACCGGTCGTATCGGAAACGTGTTCTTCGCTCGCACGGGTATCGAAAGCGATCTCGATCGTCGCGTTGTCAAAGCGGGTCAAATTGCCGACGTCGCTGAGCATAAGTCCGTTTTCGCGGCTCTCTTTATGATTGAACATGGTCAATACTGTATCGTCCAGAAGTTTGATCGACCAAACCTGCTCTTTATCCAGTTTTACGCTTCCCTTCGGGGTATCGTTCGCAACAGGCTGACCGCCGTCGGGCATGAACACCTGCTGGAACAGTTCTACCGTTACCAGGCTGCCCGTGGAAACGAGGTCGCCCGTATTGTACGCGCGGATATGCGTTTCGATGCGCACGCCCGCCTGTTTGACATAGATTACGAATTCAACGAAATCCGAAGGCGTAAGCGCGGAGTAGTCGAAAATATCGCCGAATTTTACGGAAACCGTAAAGCCCTCGGACAGATCGACGTTTTCCTGTTTCGTGAGGAGCGTATACCCTTTCATGGAAACGCTGCCGTCTTCGTTCAGCACGGGAGCCTGCTCCAGCGCCTTGGAAACAGTCCAATCACCTAAGGAAAGTTCTGCCGTCACGTACACGACGGCGGTGCCGCCGTCCGTGGCGATCTCGATAATATTGACGAAACTGCCGCCCGTCAAATGATCGGTGCCCTCTCCGACCGCCATCGTTTTTACGACGGATCCGGGGATCGTTACCGTACCCTTGCCGCTGTCGTCGACCGCAAATACCGCTTCGCTTTCCGAAAGTTCGCGCCCGTTCAAAAGCACGTAACGATCGGCGCCGTCTTTAAGATCGACCTTCACGACGATATCTTCCGCCGCGTTCAGATCCACGCTTATTTCGTCTTCCTGCCCTTCGCCGAGAACGGGAGCCTGCTGCGCGATCGCTTCTACCGTTATGATGACGCTCGCCGACCCGTTTTCGGTGACGACGGTCAGTTCATACTCGCCCGCGTGCAGCCGATTGAGCATTTCGGCGGAAAGGGTGACGATATCGCCTTCCAGAACGTCTGTCAGCGTTTCGCCGTTCAGATGTATGCTGCGCACGGCGTCTTCGCCGACCAACTCCACCTTGACGGTAATATCTTCGAACTGTCCGATTTTTGCTTTCAGCGCGGTCTGCGGAGTCAGACTGACCGCCGAGCGTACGTTCACGCGCAGAACGAGCGTCGTGCCCACGTTCGTCGTGATCTTGAAGGTTTGCACACCGTTGTTCAAGGTTTCCAAAAGCGTGGATTTCAGGGTCAGCGTCCCTTCCGACAGGGTGTAATCGGCGGAAGCGAGCGCGCGCCCCGAGGCGTCCTCGATTTTGGCGAATTCTACGTTTGCGGGATAGCGGACGGTAAAGGTAACGTCATTTCCCGAATCTTTCACGTAAACTTCCTCCGCACTGTCTGTCGTAGGCATCTGCGCGAAATTGCTGAGTTTGTATTCGCCCTTTATTTTATATGTCGCAGACGCTTCGTCCGCCATCACGGTGATCTGTACGCGGGTAAGATCCCCGAGAACGGGCGCGAGGTCGGCCGCCGTATAATTGACGATGGTCGAGCCGTTGACCTTATAGCAATAGCCGCCGTTTCCGTTATCTCCGAAATAAATCTTACGGGTCAGCCAGCCGTTCTCCACCGTATCCTTGTTTGCATATGCCGTAGGAGCCGGCTGCGCGTTGATACCCTGCGCCTGCGCGTGCTCGCGGGTTCCGTTATCGAACAGTCCGAGCGTGGCGCCGCCGGAGAAATAAAAGCCTTCGTAATTGCGGTTCGCCACCGATTTTACAGTGGTCAATTGATTCATGCCGAAACCGCGCACGCTGATAAACGTATTTTTATCGGGTTTAAAGCCTTCGGGAATAGACATCGTAAATTCGATGTTTTCTTTCGTCAGATCGAAACTGCGGCCGTAGATAAATCTCGTTCTCGACATGCCGTTCGTTCCCTTGATCTCGGAATAATGCACGCCGTTTTCGATCACTTCCGACGCAGCCTTATCCGTGGCGAACCAGCCGCCCTTGACGGCATCGTACTCTTCCGCCATCGACTCGATGCCAATCTCGAATTCCGCCTGCTGATTGGTACGGCTGAAAGCGTATAAGTGCATGGCGGAGGTATCCATCGCAAATCCCTCGTAGCATTCCTCGAGCGCTTTGACATACTCCGCGGCCGAAGCGGGATTTTTATCGAAAATCGTGCCGCCGAACGGGTTGACCATGGAGCCGTTGAGCCAGAACATGGGCATGCCGTCCAGTTCCGCGCCGCTCAAAGAGAGCGTCGCGCCGTCCGTCCATGCGGAGGCAGCATCGAAATCGGAGTTCGCCGTGGTGTTATCGTAATACAGACTGTTCGTCGTGTAACTCAACGTTCCGTCTGCCGCGATCTTGAAATTGTTTACGTAATAAGTGAACAGGGCAAAATTGCCGTCCGCTTTCTTGCTGAAAATGAACACGTACGCCTTTTGCGCCGTTTCGCTGCCGGGCTGCGCGCTGAGAGCAAAGCCTATGCTGTTTTCATCTCCCTTGATCCAGTTTTCGCCCGTTGTACCGCTGAATTTGTTGACTTTGAACTGAAGATCGAAGCCGTTCGCCAAATCGAGGGTGTTCTGATACTCCGCGACAAATACGTTCCCCTCGCCCGAAGAGATGGTATTCCCGCTGATCGTAGTCGTTCCGTTCTTTGCCGTCCAGACCGCTTCGCCGCGCACAGCGGTAAAACCGATCAGGCACACTGCGCTCACGATCAGCAACAACGCCGCAACGACCAAAGCGCACAGTTTTTTTGTTTTAGTCATAAAATCCTCCTTATTATAATGTTCAATCCACGATCACGCGGACGGGTATCTGCGTACCGTTCCAATCCGCCGTGATCGTCGTTTCGCCCTTCGCTTTTGCCGTAACAAGTCCGTTTTCGCCGACAGAAATCACAGAAGTATCGTAATTTCCGTAGGTCACGCCCTGCTCGCGGAAATAGATCTCGTATTGAAACTGAAAACGATAGCGCACATATAACTTCAACTGGGAAGTATCGCCGATATGCAGACGAATTTCGGATCTCATCGCCCGTACGGAAGTTACGGAAATCTCGTCTTCGTCGGCAAACGCCTCCATGCCCGAAAGTCCGATCGCCGTCGTTTCGGTCGCTCCCGCGCCCACGATGCGTACGCCGTTCGCCGAAATCGTTTCGTCGAACACGATGGTCACGGGCACGATCGCCGTGGACGTGGAAGGCTCGGACAGAAAATGATAAGACCATTTCTCCGTATCCGTCCATTCGCCGCCCGCGGAGCGCACCTGCACCTTGAACGTTGCGGGATAAAAGCCCGCCTCGATCTGCGAATACAGATGAACGCCTTTGAGCGGCGCGTTCTTCCCGTCCGCCGTCTGCAACCCCATCCACTTTTCGCCGTTCGCCTGCGTGTTGTACACGGTATCCACGTCGCTGTCGGTCAAGGCATCAAGCCCCGCGGCGTTCGAGCCGATCGCCTCGGTAAAAGCGCCCTCGCCCACGTACACGATGAAATTATCGCTCAGCCTGTCGTCGCCGCCGTATTTCATGTAAACGTGCGTCATGCCCGTTTTTTTGGCTGTGACGAGCCCGCTTTCCGAAATATCGACGATCGACGTATCGTAGCCGTAAAACTCGATATTTGCGATCTCCGACGCGCTCAGAACGCGCGTTTCCATATTGTTATCCAGAAGTTTGATGCGCAGTTGATGCGCGGGTTTCCCCATACGGATACGCACGTACGGATCGGAAACGAATACCGACTGGGGCGCGCTGCCCGTAGTGGTAGCTTGCGAAGGCACTTTCTGCAGTCGGGTGATACCGCGGTCGGTTTCCACTTTTTCGCTCACTTTGAACGTGACTTTGCAGATTCTCGTAGCCCAGTTTACCACGGTGGCGTTTGAATTTTCGGCATGGGCGTAAGCGAAGTAGACGGGATCGCCTTTGCGGATATGTCCGTCGCTACGTTTGGAAAGGCCGCCGTTATGCGCGTATTTGGTAAAATTCGTGCTGGTATAAGAGACCTCTTCGTCCCACGTGATACCGTCGGCGGACTGGCGCACCGCAATGCGGCAGTTATCCATGTACCGCCTCGACACGTTGACGAAGATGAAACGGTCGTAAGCCTCTAAATAAGCGACGTCGCCGCTGTCCTCCGCCTCTCCGTCGCCCCGTTCAAAGGCGACGCCGCGGTATTCGAGTTTGGCGGGCCAGTTTTCGTCGTCCGCAGGAGCCGTAGCCACGCGAACGCTGTTATCCCCTTCCTCCCCCGCGGCATTGTTATCCCAGGTGTAGTACATGTAGATCACGCCGTCTTTCACTACAAAAGTGGGTTCACCCGCGCCGAATGCGTCCGATTTGGGGGTATCGGTCGCGGCCTCGTCGAAATAGACGACGGGTTGCGCCTCAGATGTGCTCCAGCCCTGACCGTTCCACTTTTCGTTGAAAGGACCGTAAACGTTTTTCGAACGGGCAACGAACACGTTGTTATCCCGCCCGTAAACGTTATAACACGACGTATAGCCGATATAGTAATATTCGCCGATCTTCACCGCGCCAGGATCGCACACGCTCCACGCGTCGTCGGTGCCGGGCGTGGGCGTCAGGGCGATCGTTTCATCCGACCAGGACGTGCCGCCGTTGTCACTGCTGCGGTAACGGATCCAGTCCCACTGCGTCTTAAAGCGGCCCGGAGAAGAAGTCCACATATGCAGCGTGCCTTCTTCGTCGAGGATCATGCTCGGCCCGTAGCGGTAGGAATTTTCCACCACGCGCGGATTCGGGCTGTGCACCAGTTTATCGGTATCGGGCAGGATTTTGAGCGACACGTGGTCGGTCAGTTTTTCGACGGGAGGATCCGGGGGATTATCGTCCCCCGAACCCGTATTCCCGCACCCGATCGCCGAAAACGACAGCGCGCAAACGAGAAGAGCGCAAAAGATCAATCTTGACAATCTTTTTATCATAGCGCCCTCTTACTTGGAAGGATTTTTCGAAGGCGTTGACAGACAGTCGTCGCGGTAATCCAGAAGTTCGAAATATTGTTTCTTGTACGCGTCCATTTTCTCATAGATCTGCGCGCCGAGGTCCTGCGCGGTCTTGATCTCTTTTTTGATAAAGAAATTCCAGTACAGTTCCTTGATATCGTCGTCCGCATGCGGCTCGTACATGCCGTTGTATGCTTTCAATCCCGAGGATACGAGGAAATACGGGTTATAATCGCTTTCGCCGTAATAATACATGCCGCCCGCCGCTTCGTGCAGGGCGTTCAGGGGGCCCATCAGCGACTCGGGGATCTCCACGTCCTTCACGAGCAGAGGCCCGTTGATGGAACCGTTGTTTTCCGCGATATTGTTCAGGCGGACTTCCTGTCCCTGTTTGGAAAATACGAACATCATGAAATCCATCGCAAGATCCGTCTGCGCCTTGTTTTTATTCACGACGCCGAAAAATCCGTTGGGACCGCCGAGCGAACGCGTATAATCGGCCGCGGGCGCCGCTTCGGGATCGTTCTTGTCGAACGCGGTCATCGCGGGCGCGTAAAAGATGCCTAAGACTTCCAGCACCTGATCCATCGTGTATCCCATCTGGTTGGCATAAGCGAGGAGAAAGTCGGAGGCGACCACGCACATTCCCGCGCGGTTGGTATACATATTGGTCAGCGCCGTCGCGTAGTTCTGCGACAGATCGTCGTTCAGATAATCGGGATTTCCCAAAAGCAGATTCAGATTATTGATCATATCCTGCCAGCGCGCGCCCTTGGGATTGTATTCGGTCCCTTCGTAATACGCGTTCAGCGCGCGCAGCGGGTTGGAAGTGTATGCAAATGGATTGTCGTTGTTGATCGCTCCCTGTTTCTTTTCGACGTCCGTGCCCTCGTAGTCTTCAAGCGCATAACTCAATTCCCAATCCGCGTCGACGTCGGGATCGTAGGTATAATCGCCGTCTGCGGAATGAGCGATTTCGGCAAAATCGCGGAAATATTGATCGGAATAAATGCGGATCAGCCAACTCAGCGGCATACCCATCGAGGATTTACTGCCGCCGAAAGACATCGGCACGTATGTTTCACCCTTGGAGGGGGATTCCGTCTTGGAAAGTTTGTCGCACGCCGCGATCAGTTCGTTCCAGGTCTGCGGAACTTCCGTGATCCCGGCTTTGGCGAACGCATATTTGCTGTACACGATGAATACCTGCGTGGTATCGAATGAGAGCATATACAGTTCGTCGTCGGCGCCGTAGGTGGCGTACGCCGCCTGTTCCAGCGTATCGCGCCAGATCTGATTATTCGCATACGGATTTTTTTTGGCGAGATACGGCATATAGTCTGCAAAACAGGTCTTCAGATATTGCCCTGCCTCGTTGGCAACGACGATATCCGCCGAAACGTTCTGCGCCCCTGCCGTCAGCGACTGTAAAAGTTTGGTCGTATAATCCTCGGAAGAGGTATTCGTTTCGATCTTTACGTCCACTTTTTCGTTGCCGGGCAAACTTTCGTACGCATATTCCATCGCTTCCCAGGCATATTGCGTGGATGCGTTGGCGGGAATGGATACCGTGACCGTGCCGCTCTTCTCCGCGGAAGTGTTTCCGCCCGGATTGTTATCGTCGCCGTTCCCGGAACCGCCGCCGCAGGCAGCCATGCCGAATAAAAGCATCAATGATAAGACCATCAACACGATTTTTTTCAAAACAGTCTTCATAGAAATATCTCCTTATTTATTGCACCGTCACTTTGCAGGTGATCTTCTGACCGAAAAACTCCAAAGTGACCGTCGTTTCCCCTGCTTTTTTTGCCGTCGCCATTCCGTTGCCGTCGATTGCAATGACAGAGGTATCGTAATCCGAATAGCGCACGAACTGCGGGCCGTAATATTCCTGACAAAAACCGATGTTCCAGACCGCTTCGAGCATGATCTGCGCGCGCGGTTTCTCCGACAGATCGAGCACATACTCGCTCTTCAGCGTGGAAAGTTCCGTCTTTGCCATATCGCCCGTCAAAGGTAAAAACTCGCCCAACTCAAACGCCATATCCGCGTTGCTTTTATCCACGATGCGCAAAGCGTCGCCTGTCACGGGTTCGCTGAACCGAAGCACGACGGGCGTTACCGAAGACGCTTTATTCACAACGAAGCGCAGCCCCGTCATGCCGGGAACGTCCTTCCATTCGCCGTTCGCGCGGTACTGCAGATCGAATACCGACGGGAAACCCTGCCCCTGGTATTTGGGGAAGATCGCCGCGCCCGTGATTTTTGCGCTCTTTCCTTCCACGCCGAACCATCGGTCGGAATTTCCCGCCGCAATGCTCGCCGTCGCAAAGGTCCCGCCGTTGTTGATCGCGGAAAGGTTCGAAGCCCCCGCAGAGGCGATCGCACGTGTGAAAGGATTGTCGCATACGGTAATGCGAATCAGCGCGTACGCACTCTCGTTTCCGCCATACACGGCTTTGACATACGTTATGCCCGCCTTTTTCGGCTGAATGACTCCGCCCGCCGTAACGGTGAGGATATCCTCGTTCTGTACCGTGTATTCGAGTTTATCACTGCCCGTGATCTCCTCTTCGCGGTAATCGTTATTGATCGAGAAAAGGCTGATCTTCTGCGTAGTGTCCGTCAGGTTCAGATACAGCGCGGGTTCGCGGGAATGAATAGTTTCGATCGCGCTGCCGCCGTGCGTCTTCTTTTCCGAATCGGGCTTCAGACTGTTGGAAAATCCGTCCTGCGCGTCCTCCGTGCCGGGTTTGACGGCGGTCATCGTCACCTTGTGCATGCGCGTATACCAGTTTGCCCAGACGTTCGGCCCGGTCGCATAGCCGTATGCGATATAAATGGGATCGCCCGCTTTGATATGCCCCTGCTCGTCGCCCGAAATGCCCATGTTATGGCAATACTGCGCAATGTTCTTTTTAATGACCGTGCTGTGCTCAAAGGTCAGGCCGTCCTTTGATTCGTAAAACGCGATAAAACTGTCTTTGGAAAAGCGTTTCGCCGTGTTGACGGCAATGAACATATCGTGCTCTTCCACATATTTTATATCCGAACTGTCCTCGTCCGAATAGACCTTATCGAAGGCTACGCCGTGCTCCTGCAAAGTCGCGGGCCAGTT from Candidatus Borkfalkia ceftriaxoniphila includes the following:
- a CDS encoding ABC transporter permease subunit — translated: MKIRTKRFGIVTAVSVAVVIMLIMTIVSAVNLNDRSAMTLTAHGFTPTVIETTADKQIVGTRDGRVICKTYEDETLWEYRLESEGALRDIVADGGELLCVTAETKEFFVLDEEGAFLGKVGLSYEPVAIAADAEHAVIYTKLKTKNQMVVFSRSGNSTDLGSAKKSANDLPEFSNIEMTDSGMVFALGVDATPYRFDTENVSASPEEIFTVTNEELIYMIASGENYLAVTKDGKFVEYDGAGKVLSRVGGGERFVSVSSDGGRIVALSNRNDISYFDGNRVYKVDTGIQVSKIMVAEQGVFLIDKSDNISAYDFSRIVANHTFKILLPVFGALSAAGVVAELIAVLLAFPATRYKTENFFRRLGKALWTYKKTYLYLCIPFGLLAIFGFFPVVWGFILAFTKYVPGVKTEFVFFENFLSVFRNAAFFASAGNMLVFLVTDLIKALIPCFILAEFMFILRMQKLGYVARVLTVLPGILPGVALIYIWTSGIYGSNGLINMFLQSLGFSQFDFNWLGNEETARNALIFYGFPFLGSYILLFSALRGIPDSLIEAAKLDGCNKVRRMFVIDVPLLTPQLKYIFVTTFIASIQDFGRSYLTTGGEYGTMIPALEIYYQINKYFDYGVAAAMSLLLFVLIFIVTLANMRIKTESIY
- a CDS encoding X2-like carbohydrate binding domain-containing protein, producing the protein MTKTKKLCALVVAALLLIVSAVCLIGFTAVRGEAVWTAKNGTTTISGNTISSGEGNVFVAEYQNTLDLANGFDLQFKVNKFSGTTGENWIKGDENSIGFALSAQPGSETAQKAYVFIFSKKADGNFALFTYYVNNFKIAADGTLSYTTNSLYYDNTTANSDFDAASAWTDGATLSLSGAELDGMPMFWLNGSMVNPFGGTIFDKNPASAAEYVKALEECYEGFAMDTSAMHLYAFSRTNQQAEFEIGIESMAEEYDAVKGGWFATDKAASEVIENGVHYSEIKGTNGMSRTRFIYGRSFDLTKENIEFTMSIPEGFKPDKNTFISVRGFGMNQLTTVKSVANRNYEGFYFSGGATLGLFDNGTREHAQAQGINAQPAPTAYANKDTVENGWLTRKIYFGDNGNGGYCYKVNGSTIVNYTAADLAPVLGDLTRVQITVMADEASATYKIKGEYKLSNFAQMPTTDSAEEVYVKDSGNDVTFTVRYPANVEFAKIEDASGRALASADYTLSEGTLTLKSTLLETLNNGVQTFKITTNVGTTLVLRVNVRSAVSLTPQTALKAKIGQFEDITVKVELVGEDAVRSIHLNGETLTDVLEGDIVTLSAEMLNRLHAGEYELTVVTENGSASVIITVEAIAQQAPVLGEGQEDEISVDLNAAEDIVVKVDLKDGADRYVLLNGRELSESEAVFAVDDSGKGTVTIPGSVVKTMAVGEGTDHLTGGSFVNIIEIATDGGTAVVYVTAELSLGDWTVSKALEQAPVLNEDGSVSMKGYTLLTKQENVDLSEGFTVSVKFGDIFDYSALTPSDFVEFVIYVKQAGVRIETHIRAYNTGDLVSTGSLVTVELFQQVFMPDGGQPVANDTPKGSVKLDKEQVWSIKLLDDTVLTMFNHKESRENGLMLSDVGNLTRFDNATIEIAFDTRASEEHVSDTTGSLIAFGAFNEERKDIPAWAKEYFLDALDAPVLKVEGNKVVWNAVEGAKQYIVYVDGEAAEIVSATEFDFTDYFSDGETHSIQVKAEGNGTTFGDSELSAAVELKLSGNGGNPGGDEPGNEEKPGEDEKKGCGSSIAVSSAISGGIVLLAAVAITLTLRKKED
- a CDS encoding ABC transporter substrate-binding protein, whose translation is MKTVLKKIVLMVLSLMLLFGMAACGGGSGNGDDNNPGGNTSAEKSGTVTVSIPANASTQYAWEAMEYAYESLPGNEKVDVKIETNTSSEDYTTKLLQSLTAGAQNVSADIVVANEAGQYLKTCFADYMPYLAKKNPYANNQIWRDTLEQAAYATYGADDELYMLSFDTTQVFIVYSKYAFAKAGITEVPQTWNELIAACDKLSKTESPSKGETYVPMSFGGSKSSMGMPLSWLIRIYSDQYFRDFAEIAHSADGDYTYDPDVDADWELSYALEDYEGTDVEKKQGAINNDNPFAYTSNPLRALNAYYEGTEYNPKGARWQDMINNLNLLLGNPDYLNDDLSQNYATALTNMYTNRAGMCVVASDFLLAYANQMGYTMDQVLEVLGIFYAPAMTAFDKNDPEAAPAADYTRSLGGPNGFFGVVNKNKAQTDLAMDFMMFVFSKQGQEVRLNNIAENNGSINGPLLVKDVEIPESLMGPLNALHEAAGGMYYYGESDYNPYFLVSSGLKAYNGMYEPHADDDIKELYWNFFIKKEIKTAQDLGAQIYEKMDAYKKQYFELLDYRDDCLSTPSKNPSK
- a CDS encoding glycoside hydrolase family protein, yielding MKRFLSCFVLSVTLLLFAGCGGTGDDGGNGNKPEPPQPGQTEVTLRFNADSGWVIHKPTPTNINGVYRYGPCLLLDENGGIGMYTASPGNSYAEWDWGRYRYSADGGKTWGDEVVAVKPTPGQMDSVSTCDPGVFKMGDYYYAGYTSTYEAGGVSNAIFIARSKTPQGPFIEKWTGNGWSVYESRPAMVYDGDPTKFGIGEPSFVVKDNQIYMYYNWWDAEADGTTISQTRVALAEANNENWPATLQEHGVAFDKVYSDEDSSDIKYVEEHDMFIAVNTAKRFSKDSFIAFYESKDGLTFEHSTVIKKNIAQYCHNMGISGDEQGHIKAGDPIYIAYGYATGPNVWANWYTRMHKVTMTAVKPGTEDAQDGFSNSLKPDSEKKTHGGSAIETIHSREPALYLNLTDTTQKISLFSINNDYREEEITGSDKLEYTVQNEDILTVTAGGVIQPKKAGITYVKAVYGGNESAYALIRITVCDNPFTRAIASAGASNLSAINNGGTFATASIAAGNSDRWFGVEGKSAKITGAAIFPKYQGQGFPSVFDLQYRANGEWKDVPGMTGLRFVVNKASSVTPVVLRFSEPVTGDALRIVDKSNADMAFELGEFLPLTGDMAKTELSTLKSEYVLDLSEKPRAQIMLEAVWNIGFCQEYYGPQFVRYSDYDTSVIAIDGNGMATAKKAGETTVTLEFFGQKITCKVTVQ